The proteins below come from a single Neospora caninum Liverpool complete genome, chromosome IX genomic window:
- a CDS encoding ptc7p phosphatase (PP2C family), related: MENVNDMNTTTEVKCVYNGRLEVPSAALSEETASNQAWQQERFEWRSVRVFLDDGGLRFWNNLISILDIATVDIEARAGDAPRLVLIHMDHAFPTLSSPYPPFFKSALFFPQTPSGSRPAGQTTLVFRIPSTAVEEESDYGDLLRGLELLQKTVAFLGGLRPMFRRLRDHAISADEIRSEFLAFQLREGPLARPEKNGAVADKFLQTLPADRLKLLRAGFLQRDCSVLEEAIAYVPVAVYEHMRAGIPLLSHLSVDPTRYRVWRQAFLKANADNPELCECLGTPARSPRSPSRARVLAEVARASRKGDATDANGFQEKKPNLRSPTSIHMGVPIPLRFPDVLPFKLSAGGCRIAKGRTYRCEDAYFVLEREGAFGVFDGVGSWATEGIDASKFSTALAHACSTLAQEHLQPGAVSARFARLNVNLRARELLAEAHARVRRESPTAWGSSTAVVGVFDSYLGQLGVACLGDSVLTVLRRQMMPKNMHFMAGGASETTASQILSSSPTQVPRLIRKIRYRSAEQRWSNGAPYQLSNLPPENEWDSLREQGYERFVEVLQRIDNVGDSADMARGPPQPLVMHPGDLILLYSDGVADNLFDKEIEVFASLAISPEEAVAMGLGRDACTKAQDVADMICKLARRRAADRVGPGASDVFWEQKREGRTRQMRVPKRRILLNLQKRRAHVRACVFMCTRVSLPLELAWTVSCVFSPQAFDKPFVPGPPGARHVPPGRGDASSAGARRGAKRDDISCVAIWVEGLPDPSFEACGASESTSETAAPPEICMTSTTVSEASLESLPAGHASDEPAAEASQAPASSAVEVPTSAGEVPTSAGEMPTSAGEMPTSEQPARPLPEVESTSKASFAEMRAGSRIPLPPVVDPGSRGTEKTSCRQAGDRGVRAVSASPSGAVPRRPGFPRASTRPVSASHIPLPIAKGRARLRGPRRSKTPGPCSVSAGQHAVRIARVKCRGRCAGDTSQAPGENPSVSGAGVNQESGAAPAEAEIAEHASLACPLAPSSCESRSGDSTPPGCGKAVRRPAGDAGEVRDAASASGDPSERASLAKSLTDAAACGGAPPRDEATENACTASLLAASRGPPRAPPKKGVSRILARIQERSTRGAHNSQLAKLTEASPVPRKRVVKSPQSVLGGHHAKKPQKRIPPVSDNYKPNASFPLPCSAPVRVDACAGRPEQGSGVRTPHHVTPPPADRPPHLGRGTRHPAGAEASDKKEGVNGSRQRGVRTPAKGTRSEQGRRVLTERGDRHQAEKNNLSGVARDGAAGEVSEESRAAVSDVSTAEEAGAGNSSFMRKRRCLDAETGQWLTSQSCRSGE; the protein is encoded by the coding sequence ATGGAGAACGTGAACGACATGAACACGACGACGGAGGTGAAGTGCGTCTACAACGGACGCCTGGAGGTGCCCAGCGCGGCGCTGTCAGAGGAGACCGCGAGCAACCAGGCGTGGCAACAGGAGCGGTTCGAGTGGCGATCTGTCCGGGTGTTTCTCGACGACGGAGGCTTGAGGTTCTGGAACAACTTGATTTCCATCCTCGACATTGCGACCGTGGACATtgaggcgcgcgcgggagacgccccTCGCCTGGTGCTCATCCACATGGACCATGCGTTCCCCACGCTCTCGAGTCCGTACCCACCCTTCTTCAAGAGTgcgctgttttttccccaAACCCCCAGCGGGTCTCGCCCCGCGGGCCAGACGACGCTGGTCTTTCGGATCCCTTCCACGGCggtcgaggaagaaagcgactaCGGCGACTTGCTCCGGGGCCTGGAACTCCTGCAGAAGAcggtcgcgtttctcggcgGCCTCCGCCCCATGTTTCGGCGCCTGCGAGACCACGCGATCTCCGCCGACGAAATCCGCAGCGAGTTCCTCGCTTTCCAGCTGCGCGAGGGGCCACTCGCGCGCcccgagaagaacggcgcagTCGCCGACAAGTTCTTGCAGACGCTGCCGGCCGACCGGCTGAAGCTATTGCGCGCCGGCTTTCTCCAGCGAGACTGCTCCGTTCTGGAGGAGGCGATTGCGTACGTCCCCGTCGCCGTCTACGAGCACATGCGCGCAGGCATCCCGCTCCTCTCCCACCTCTCCGTTGACCCCACCCGGTACCGCGTGTGGCGACAGGCCTTCTTGAAGGCGAATGCAGACAACCCGGAGCTCTGCGAGTGTCTGGGGACGCCTGCGCGGTCGCCTCGGTCGCCCTCGCGGGCTCGAGTCCTCGCCGAGGTcgcccgcgcctctcgcaaAGGCGACGCGACGGACGCGAACGGCTtccaggagaagaagccgaaccTCCGCAGCCCCACCTCGATCCACATGGGCGTACCGATCCCCCTGCGGTTCCCCGACGTGTTACCCTTCAAACTTTCCGCGGGCGGCTGCCGAATCGCCAAGGGTCGGACGTACCGGTGCGAGGACGCGTACTTTGTGCTGGAACGCGAGGGCGCCTTCGGCGTCTTTGACGGTGTCGGAAGCTGGGCCACCGAGGGGATCGACGCATCCAAGTTTTCGACCGCACTCGCGCACGCGTGCAGCACCCTCGCGCAGGAGCATCTCCAACCCGGCGCAGTGTCTGCTCGGTTCGCGCGGCTGAACGTGAATTTGCGCGCGCGGGAACTCCTCGCCGAGGCCCACGCTCGCGTGCGTCGCGAGAGCCCGACGGCCTGGGGCAGCAGCACTGCAGTCGTCGGCGTGTTCGACAGCTACCTCGGCCAGCTCGGCGTGGCGTGCCTCGGCGACTCGGTCCTGACTGTCTTGCGTCGGCAAATGATGCCGAAAAACATGCACTTCATGgccggcggcgcgagcgagacgacGGCCTCGCAGATCCTCTCCTCCAGTCCCACGCAGGTTCCGCGCCTGATCCGGAAGATCCGGTACCGGAGCGCCGAGCAACGGTGGTCGAACGGCGCGCCGTACCAGCTGTCGAACTTGCCGCCCGAGAACGAGTGGGACAGCCTCCGCGAACAGGGCTACGAACGCTTCGTCGAAGTTCTCCAGCGAATCGACAAcgtcggagacagcgcggacATGGCCCGGGGCCCTCCGCAGCCGCTCGTCATGCACCCGGGCGACCTCATTCTCCTCTACAGCGACGGCGTCGCGGATAACCTCTTCGACAAGGAAATCGAAGTCTTTGCTTCCCTGGCGATCAGCCCAGAGGAAGCCGTCGCCATGGGCCTCGGCCGGGACGCCTGCACAAAGGCCCAAGACGTCGCCGACATGATCTGCAAActcgcgaggcgaagagctGCAGACAGAGTAGGTCCAGGAGCGAGCGACGTTTTTTGGGagcaaaaacgcgagggcCGGACGAGACAGATGCGTGTGCCAAAAAGACGGATTCTTTTGAATCTCCAAAAGCGGCGCGCGCACGTGCGCGCATGTGTGTTCATGTGCacacgcgtttcccttccccttGAACTCGCGTGGACCGtctcctgcgttttctctcctcaggCATTCGACAAACCTTTCGTCCCTGGGCCTCCAGGGGCTCGGCACGTGCCACCAGGgcgcggcgacgcctccagTGCAGGCGCCAGGCGGGGGGCGAAGCGCGACGACATCAGCTGCGTAGCCATCTGGGTCGAGGGCCTGCCGGATCCGTCCTTCGAGGCCTGTGGAGCCTCAGAATCGACGTCGGAGACTGCCGCACCTCCGGAGATTTGCATGACTTCGACGACCGTGTCGGAAGCAAGTCTGGAGAGCCTGCCTGCAGGTCATGCGTCAGACGAACCCGCGGCTGAGGCGTCGCAGGCTCCCGCGTCAAGCGCGGTTGAGGTGCCGACAAGCGCGGGTGAGGTGCCGACAAGCGCGGGTGAGATGCCGACAAGCGCGGGTGAGATGCCGACAAGCGAGCAACCGGCGCGTCCCCTGCCGGAGGTGGAGAGCACATCTAAAGCCTCGTTCGCCGAAATGCGCGCAGGAAGTCGGATCCCGTTGCCGCCTGTGGTCGATCCCGGAAgcagagggacggagaaaacgagcTGTCGCCAAGCCGGTGACCGAGGGgtccgcgctgtctccgcgtctccttcgggCGCCGTTCCGCGGCGTCCGGGCTTTCCGCGGGCGTCCACGCGGCCTGTCAGCGCTTCGCACATTCCCCTGCCGATCGCGAAAGGCCGAGCGAGACTCCGGGGCCCTCGACGAAGCAAGACTCCAGGGCCGTGTTCTGTCTCGGCAGGACAGCACGCCGTGAGGATTGCGCGGGTAAAGTGTCGGGGAAGGTGTGCCGGAGACACTTCGCAGGCTCCGGGAGAGAACCCGAGTGTCTCGGGCGCGGGCGTCAATCAGGAGTCGGGGGCGGCGCCAGCAGAAGCAGAGATCGCGGAGCACGCAAGTCTTGCatgtcctctcgctcccaGTTCGTGTGAGTCTCGGAGCGGCGACTCCACCCCACCGGGCTGCGGCAAGGCGGTGCGCCGGCCGGCTGGGGATGCAGGCGAAGTCAGAGacgcggcgtcggcgagcgGAGATCCTTCCGAgcgggcgtctctcgccaaAAGTCTGACGGATGCTGCAGCCTGCGGTGGAGCGCCACcgcgcgacgaggcgaccgaaaacgcatgcacggctTCCCTGCTTGCCGCTTCCCGGGGTCCGCCCCGAGCGCCTCCGAAGAAGGGTGTGTCTCGCATTCTGGCGAGGATTCAGGAGAGAAGTACGCGCGGCGCGCACAACTCCCAGCTGGCGAAGCTGACGGAAGCCTCGCCGGTGCCACGCAAGCGCGTCGTGAAATCTCCACAGTCTGTCCTCGGGGGGCATCatgcgaagaagccgcagaaGCGCAttccccctgtctccgacAACTATAAGCCGAacgcctctttccccctgCCGTGCTCTGCGCCAGTGCGTGTGGACGCCTGTGCAGGCCGACCGGAACAGGGctcaggtgtacgtacacctcatCACGTGACGCCTCCGCCGGCAGATCGCCCCCCGCACTTGGGCCGCGGAACTCGGCATCCAGCAGGGGCCGAGGCGAGTGATAAGAAAGAGGGCGTGAACGGCAGCAGACAGCGCGGGGTGAGAACGCCTGCAAAGGGGACTCGAAGCGAGCAAGGGAGACGCGTTCTCacggaaaggggagacaggcatCAGGCGGAAAAAAACAACCTGTCTGGCGTGGCACGTGACGGCGCGGCAGGGGAGGTTTCTGAAGAATCCCGTGCGGCCGTTTCTGACGTGTCGACAGCTGAAGAAGCGGGCGCAGGGAACTCGAGTTTCATGCGGAAACGGAGATGCTTAGACGCGGAGACCGGACAGTGGTTGACCTCTCAGAGCTGCCGGTCTGGGGAGTGA